The region GAGAGAGTTGATAGGTTTTAGtgtatagaaagaaaatcaatgatggACACTGATTCTAACCATGAAAACAATTGATCTTAGTATCAACAGTctattgatatgtttttttgttcatgaaattacccaaaaaaaagaaatcaagcttaagagataattttttttaatttggatttatgTTCTTAGGTGCGTTTCTTAAGTTGgttaattggtttattttcatcacaagaatttttttaggtgttttggtGTGGAATTTGGTTGAAAATTGCATTTTTAGGTCAAAAAACATCTTGCCTCATTTTCTGGCCACCCTTTCGATGGTTGGAAATGAGAAAGATAGATGATATGTCGCTTGCCCTTTAAAGACCCCTGCAAGCAAACATGCCCTTACAAGCCAAAGCACATGCCCTTTTTAAAATGTGCTAGACACGTGGACCTTATCTTtgcgtttttttttctaacttttcttaataaatattttttttatatgtttttttagttattattttttttaaattaatacccctttctcttattttttatactgtttattttactttttttttaaataacaattgatgtttaattaatttgtatgcatttaatatttcaaataaattattataatttatctataacttttttctcttctatgttttatataactaaactttattttcattgtgtttgtaaaaaaaaagaaatgttctttgtaagaaaaaaatgaccTTCAAGATATACAGAAAGCATGTACATTAAAGGAAAAAGTTGTACTAAAATATCATActtatctattttttacttttctagaAATGATTATACTTATCTATCTTTTACTTTTAtagaaatgattatttttttttattttataatttgatcgACATCAAAAGctcttttttagtttattagttcatataaatttgaattcattatgtttagtaTAAACAATGTCTTtatatttctcaattaaaacaATCATGATATGATTAAAcatatttgtaatattattctatttttttaatatattaaaaattaacttaagatTCTACATGTGGTGTTACattaacaactctttttttatatttattaatatatataatttttattatattttactataagtattgatttttcaattcacagttatattgtttttggtataaaaaaaacattaacaaaacctatatatttatttttttatattaaaaaatattatcgaaCCCACAACCAAATCAACTGGCTAGTGAAATCTATTTCCTAAAAATGCTAGTGCAAAAGACAATGCATCCCTTTTGCCGTTTTAGTTTCTTAGTGCTATTAGACTCTTTGGACGCGAGCCCTCATGTTTTGGTCGATCAATCAGTCGAAGGCAAGCCTACCAAGAACTCGGTCTAACAAAATTTATAACAGCCCAACTTGAATTCTATGACCTACGTACGACTACTATTTCCAACATTTAAATACGGCAAGCCAAGTTTACAGTTATAGGACCCCCACCAAAGAGGCATGGGTGATGACTGACAACCTTCCACCGGCATCTTTGCTTGAGGTATCGTGATGACTGAGAACCTTCCACCGGCATCTTTGCTTGAGGTATCTCCAAAATTATCTGACCAATCATAGCTTCTCCTTTTAAATTTCGGAATTCCCGACACTTGCGTATTTGCCTTTTTCTCTGCCCCCaccaaaaatcaaaagagagaAGGACTGGTGTTTAAATCCGGACATGAAAAAGGAGAGGCACGAGGTACGGAAACCAAACAAACGGGAGTGATGGAAACCAAATGCTTTACAATATCACCATGAAATGAACACTATCTGTTGTAATCACAAATGAAAAGGAATGGTGTTTTCCAATACAAATCGCACCTCATGCCAACAATAGGTAAGGGGACTAAAAGGAAATCATAAAAGCAGCAGCAACTGCCGACTAATCCACATGACCGcacaaaaaaatttacaggGATCTCAAATGGCTCAATGGTGACGGGGCTTCAaatgaaggataaaaaacataagaaaaggtGGAGAAAAAGGACCACATACTAGTACTCTTTGGTTCCAGGATCTATGCATATATCACAACCACAACTTGCAAAGAGAGTAGTCCCCCCATCCTTTTAAGATTGTAGAACGAGGCCTCATGGTTGTTACATAGCATGGCTTGGGGACCGGCCAATGACTCTGCACTGCTTGTTATATAGGATGGCTTGGGAACCGGCCAATGAGCCTGCACTGCTCTGGCAGCAAAGACGAGATTACCTGCCCATTTAGTTGAATGAGCTCACCATCAATTCCACAACCAGTGGGTGTGCGCTTCCCAGCCTTTATCTTCACAGATTTTACCTGCACAAGTTTGAATTAGATGGTGTCAAGACAACTTGATTAATTCATTTATGAAAACATTTGCTGCCTCCTGAAGCATGCAGCATCCAATGCAGCGCGCTTCTTGTATGTACAAATGAATGCTTGAAATCACCCACAACCTCTGCATCTCTGAGAGTGAATACCTACGTAATCAGACCAGATACTGGCTAGTTTCCTTCTAACAAAACTCACATGttggttaaaaaaacaacaaaattcaaCAGAGCCCTGCATGTATGGGCTAATTCCTAAAATATCAATCAACTTGATGCTTGGAGTTTTAGATgctcttaaaagaaaaacttgaatagcagattctataaaaaaaattaaaataacaacaaagtGAACAAACAGGCAAGGCGCAGTGTGACACATTTTTCTGATCTAAAACAAGAGCATTGGATGAAcccaacaataaataaaagcattGGAAGAGCTAGCCAACATCAATTTTACAGGCATCTAAAGTCCCTTTGTATtcaattaaaatcttgaaattcatGCATACTTGCATCATTGACAATCATTATGCAGCTAAATGCAATTAAACTATACTCAATTTGCTGCTTCATTTTATGGATGCAAAAGAATTAATAGGGGTAAATACTCTTACCTTAATATATTCAACATATGGGAGAGAGAGATGTTGACCCATCTGCAATCGCAAGAAAAATCTTAGCAGCCTCCATCGCCCACTACCATGAACTAAGAGCATATCCATGGTGTTGTCATCATGCTCAGCCCTTGGTGCTACCACCTGAGAACTCTGAACAGTTCTGCAAGCATGATTGCAAACCAGGATACCAAGAAATTGTCCCTTTTTAAATTCCCATTTATCCTCAAGCCTAGGAATGACTTCCTTCTTCATCCCTGCTTCTATGTCATCTGATGGCCCTGGTAAATCAATAGGATTTTCCACATCCCAATTAGGTTCAGTGTCCCACTTTGGTTCCGCATCCCAAATCGGTCCAGGATCAGATATCGTCGAAGATATATCCTCTCTATCATTCAATGAGGCATTTCCCCAAGAACACCGAGAAGGGTCATGTGTAGTAGTCAATCCAGTCCATCCTTTATCGGCCCTTGATTTTGACCTGGTCCTTGGCCAGTTTGGAGTTGTTGACAGTGGTAACTGCGGATGAATAACTTCTGGCTCCGGCATGACATTTGTCCTCCCTGATGACAGGCGTTTTGCTTTTGGATCTAAGCCACGCACATAATCAGATGGTTCAGTGCTGGCATGGGTGCTACTGCAGGTAGTATCCATGTCCCCTCCAGACATTCGACTTGGAGTCATTATCGAGTCAATACTTGATAAGCTAGAGGCTCTGGGAATGCCATCTGTGTTAGATCTCCTCATCACATCAGTGTACAAGTCTGGCATGTCAACTATGTCTCCCTCAGCTGATTGTTTTCCTTCTCGATCCTCTTTTGATGCAGGAAGATATTCTACTTCGTAGCTGTACTTTGGCAAGCAAAAGAACTTAAGAAATCCAGCAACAAAATAACGCAATGGACCAAAGCGTTTCTGATATTTCTCGGAAAGTTCCAACACTACACATGGGAAACAAGTACAAGTGAATAATAAAGATTAGTATCATGCATATGACAATCATAAGGCATCTCAAGTATCATGGGTCTTGTACAGAAAGTTTTTGTCTACACTCTGTAAAGgtcaatatattaaatattataactggaaaaagaaacaaagatcaACCACCAGCTCATACTGTTCACTAATTTGAATAGATAATTGCAAAAGTGCAATCCAACAAAACAAACAAGGGTGAATGGCTCAATTTATTCTTACATAATTGGGCAAGTCTCCAATATGTCCCCATGTTTCTAATTTGCTTAGCTCTTGGCTTATCCTCTCATAATAAGAAATCAAGATCTCTAGACACAGCATGTACCAAATATGTCTCAAACATCAAGCACACACCCATCATTGTAATCACTACAAACATTATAACAAAGCTCGtgaacatttgaacaaaaatGGATGCAAGTGTTATAACATCAGGATTAATAAGATCTAATTATCTTGTTTGCAAGTATAAAGCTCATAAGTTTATTTGGCTGCAGTAtcaataatgatataaaaagaatgaaatgaaACATGCTTAAAAACACTGACAAgaatgttttaaaatctaaaataggCTACAAACCTGGATTTTATCAAGTAAACAGGAATTGcgcaatgaatttttttaacaaatcttgaaaaagaaacaaaagtatcAATTCCCTCACTTCTATATCAATCATTTCACATAAAAATGTGTTTCAGAGGAACATTTATATGTACCAAGAATAGTTATACAAGGACATGGGTTTAAGAATCTTAAATTcgtttatatggtttttttagaaataagaTCAGCCTATAAATTTTCATTGGTTGTTTCAGTGTTTCCCCAAGGATTAATTGCAATATTGTGAACTCACCATCACTCACAAAGCCATAATATGAGACTGTCATTCCAAAGTGTATAACACCATACTGTATCCACTCAACAGCAAAAACATCTGTAGCAGTGAGACCCCCCTGAAAGCAGCAAAAATACATCCATGGTGAGCTCACAAGCATGATATGAAGTGGAATTTTCACAAATACAGAAGTTTACTGAGGAACCTCATGAGACAACATGATTTCAGACTGAATGCACCTATGCATACACTCACATGCATGCGTGTGGATTACAGCAGCTTTTCAGTCAATACATTTGAAGGTGTGATGGGATACTAAAAAGCTAACACAATTTCTGAACTTCTTTTCTGTCATGCGAAAGGTTTTTACAGAAAAGGCGTTTACAGGGAAAGGTGTAGCATTCTCACTggcaaaacaaataattatcttGCAACTTGAAAACTCCAGCTTGACTAGCGTAATAGACACCAGCTTAGCTGTATCAGTTCCACTAATCAAGTTGCAGAGAAAAAACGGGTAGGCTTCTAATTCAAATAATTGGTAGAATTTACtatataataaatgaaaaaaagtccAAACAACCTTCCAGTAGTAAATAAACATTCTCAAGAAATGATCTCAAGCACTGTTGAGTTTGGAAAGAATTTGACACCCTTTGTTTTCCTATAGAACACCTGGAACTAATCTGGATTACATGCCACCTGAATCCAAACTTCTTGCCCTGGATGGAATGCTAAAAAATGTTTCTGGTCTGATGTGAATATTCCAATTGAAAACTCCTGTTTCATGGCAGGGCACCAGGAGTATCGAGATATAGAAAGCATATGTTGCATCACCTAAGACATGCTAATATAGGAAGTATGGGCTCGAAAAATACAGTAAAGAGAAATCAAGATTCAGGACAGCATGGAGTATTCACTTCTGTttgatcttttctttatttttattttaaggttaaCCTACTCCACCAAAGCAGTTACCAAGAAAACACATTATTGCAAATGTACAGAAAGGTACCATAATACAATAGTGCTAAAAttacaaattgaaaataaatagaagCGGTGATAAAATAGGGAAGCAACAATGAGCTTTGGGCAAGGTTGATTTAGATTTAAATCTAAATCTGGAGAGTGGGGTCTGGCAATAGGCACCAGAAGTAACTCTCTCTCTATTGGTATAA is a window of Populus nigra chromosome 10, ddPopNigr1.1, whole genome shotgun sequence DNA encoding:
- the LOC133704860 gene encoding sphingoid long-chain bases kinase 1-like isoform X2; translation: MHPSKSGNAVSRNDPGSNSNATTATTNNSNKSQRRLSLCSQIAMHSSPIVFPEKQKRSKKLKAAASNSKRSMEVVADDPFPFNQPKIDELKIDIGGGAAAGGDENSDLLGYAVFSGKLILDKRSASSSYHSNTTKDQADITNQQAVDAKLTSKALVWGSHMLHLEHVISVSYNVGLRHFTVHSYPIKKSSRGLSCFIKPKRTRKDYRFLASSIEEALQWVGGFADQQCYINCLPHPLASSKKQASSESLPTDPPPELLFKCKCPPKMLVILNPRSGHGRSTKVFHGIVEPIFKLAGFKLEVVKTTSAGHAKNLASTVDISTCPDGIICVGGDGIINEVLNGLLSRDNQKEGISIPIGIIPAGSDNSLVWTVLGVRDPVSAAISIVKGGLTATDVFAVEWIQYGVIHFGMTVSYYGFVSDVLELSEKYQKRFGPLRYFVAGFLKFFCLPKYSYEVEYLPASKEDREGKQSAEGDIVDMPDLYTDVMRRSNTDGIPRASSLSSIDSIMTPSRMSGGDMDTTCSSTHASTEPSDYVRGLDPKAKRLSSGRTNVMPEPEVIHPQLPLSTTPNWPRTRSKSRADKGWTGLTTTHDPSRCSWGNASLNDREDISSTISDPGPIWDAEPKWDTEPNWDVENPIDLPGPSDDIEAGMKKEVIPRLEDKWEFKKGQFLGILVCNHACRTVQSSQVVAPRAEHDDNTMDMLLVHGSGRWRLLRFFLRLQMGQHLSLPYVEYIKVFTLRDAEVVGDFKHSFVHTRSALHWMLHASGGSKCFHK
- the LOC133704860 gene encoding sphingoid long-chain bases kinase 1-like isoform X3; the encoded protein is MHPSKSGNAVSRNDPGSNSNATTATTNNSNKSQRRLSLCSQIAMHSSPIVFPEKQKRSKKLKAAASNSKRSMEVVADDPFPFNQPKIDELKIDIGGGAAAGGDENSDLLGYAVFSGKLILDKRSASSSYHSNTTKDQADITNQQAVDAKLTSKALVWGSHMLHLEHVISLAGFKLEVVKTTSAGHAKNLASTVDISTCPDGIICVGGDGIINEVLNGLLSRDNQKEGISIPIGIIPAGSDNSLVWTVLGVRDPVSAAISIVKGGLTATDVFAVEWIQYGVIHFGMTVSYYGFVSDVLELSEKYQKRFGPLRYFVAGFLKFFCLPKYSYEVEYLPASKEDREGKQSAEGDIVDMPDLYTDVMRRSNTDGIPRASSLSSIDSIMTPSRMSGGDMDTTCSSTHASTEPSDYVRGLDPKAKRLSSGRTNVMPEPEVIHPQLPLSTTPNWPRTRSKSRADKGWTGLTTTHDPSRCSWGNASLNDREDISSTISDPGPIWDAEPKWDTEPNWDVENPIDLPGPSDDIEAGMKKEVIPRLEDKWEFKKGQFLGILVCNHACRTVQSSQVVAPRAEHDDNTMDMLLVHGSGRWRLLRFFLRLQMGQHLSLPYVEYIKVKSVKIKAGKRTPTGCGIDGELIQLNGQVISSLLPEQCRLIGRFPSHPI
- the LOC133704860 gene encoding sphingoid long-chain bases kinase 1-like isoform X1 — encoded protein: MHPSKSGNAVSRNDPGSNSNATTATTNNSNKSQRRLSLCSQIAMHSSPIVFPEKQKRSKKLKAAASNSKRSMEVVADDPFPFNQPKIDELKIDIGGGAAAGGDENSDLLGYAVFSGKLILDKRSASSSYHSNTTKDQADITNQQAVDAKLTSKALVWGSHMLHLEHVISVSYNVGLRHFTVHSYPIKKSSRGLSCFIKPKRTRKDYRFLASSIEEALQWVGGFADQQCYINCLPHPLASSKKQASSESLPTDPPPELLFKCKCPPKMLVILNPRSGHGRSTKVFHGIVEPIFKLAGFKLEVVKTTSAGHAKNLASTVDISTCPDGIICVGGDGIINEVLNGLLSRDNQKEGISIPIGIIPAGSDNSLVWTVLGVRDPVSAAISIVKGGLTATDVFAVEWIQYGVIHFGMTVSYYGFVSDVLELSEKYQKRFGPLRYFVAGFLKFFCLPKYSYEVEYLPASKEDREGKQSAEGDIVDMPDLYTDVMRRSNTDGIPRASSLSSIDSIMTPSRMSGGDMDTTCSSTHASTEPSDYVRGLDPKAKRLSSGRTNVMPEPEVIHPQLPLSTTPNWPRTRSKSRADKGWTGLTTTHDPSRCSWGNASLNDREDISSTISDPGPIWDAEPKWDTEPNWDVENPIDLPGPSDDIEAGMKKEVIPRLEDKWEFKKGQFLGILVCNHACRTVQSSQVVAPRAEHDDNTMDMLLVHGSGRWRLLRFFLRLQMGQHLSLPYVEYIKVKSVKIKAGKRTPTGCGIDGELIQLNGQVISSLLPEQCRLIGRFPSHPI